In Candidatus Zixiibacteriota bacterium, a genomic segment contains:
- a CDS encoding GDP-mannose 4,6-dehydratase gives MKAYITGICGFAGSWLAEELLNHGYYVRGAALPGESDVNLRHIPHKIIIDRFDITDPKSCKDILSRAKPDYLFHLAAMASVGKSFIEAEKTFKVNVIGTTNIFEAIKNKSWLKRLIFISSSDVYGLVKPNDLPLKPTQIPNPINPYAQSKVAGEYLSTIYFGQFGAPIIIVRAFNHTGPGQTPDFAIPAFSRKIAKAEISRKNGIITVGNLSARRDLSDVRDIVRGYRMIAEKGRSGEIYQLCSGRDYQIGVLLKKLIELSDKPIRIKKDKKLFRKIDLPVLRGSYHKVKKEIGWKPEIPLKMTLKDTLEYWRERVNR, from the coding sequence ATTAAGGCCTATATCACTGGTATTTGCGGATTCGCAGGATCTTGGCTCGCCGAAGAGCTGTTAAATCATGGGTATTATGTCCGAGGCGCGGCGCTGCCAGGGGAATCAGATGTTAACTTAAGACATATCCCTCACAAGATTATAATCGATCGATTCGATATAACTGATCCCAAATCATGCAAAGATATATTAAGCCGCGCAAAACCCGATTATCTGTTTCATTTGGCGGCGATGGCTTCGGTCGGGAAGTCTTTTATTGAGGCGGAAAAGACTTTCAAAGTCAACGTAATCGGAACGACTAATATCTTTGAAGCTATTAAGAACAAATCATGGCTGAAAAGGCTAATTTTTATCAGCTCATCGGATGTTTACGGGTTGGTCAAACCGAATGATTTGCCGCTCAAGCCCACCCAAATTCCCAATCCGATAAACCCTTATGCCCAAAGCAAAGTGGCCGGGGAATACTTGAGCACAATCTATTTCGGTCAATTCGGTGCGCCGATTATAATCGTTCGGGCTTTTAATCATACCGGACCAGGGCAGACGCCTGATTTTGCGATTCCCGCTTTTAGCAGAAAAATCGCAAAAGCGGAAATTTCTCGAAAAAATGGAATTATCACCGTAGGGAATTTGTCGGCTCGCAGGGATTTGAGTGATGTTCGCGATATAGTCCGGGGGTACCGTATGATTGCCGAGAAGGGTCGATCGGGGGAAATCTATCAACTTTGTTCGGGCCGCGATTATCAAATCGGGGTTTTGCTAAAAAAACTGATAGAGCTATCAGATAAGCCGATAAGAATAAAAAAAGATAAAAAACTATTTCGCAAAATCGATTTGCCGGTTTTGCGGGGAAGCTATCATAAAGTCAAAAAGGAAATTGGCTGGAAACCTGAAATCCCGCTTAAGATGACCCTGAAAGACACTCTGGAATATTGGCGGGAAAGGGTTAACAGATAA
- a CDS encoding HAMP domain-containing sensor histidine kinase: MGVGAKIPNLNQVTEEEQKTLEFVSLFAHDLEGPLAAFKTILRLLTKDRFNPSKLTHQNLLSSCQIAMGRAESIIYDLMSAARAGQSYLVANNEPCNLNQAILDSCRMNHPAAEEDKIEILTNLAKKDITVMADPHLLDRILDNLIYNAIRYAPPRGQIIVSAEANKKEARVSVADTGEGFKDLNPDDLFTVFKQAEYRGKGLHRGVGIGLYLCRQAVEIMGGSIKAENAKQKGAIFRFTLPVNKEG; this comes from the coding sequence ATGGGCGTTGGGGCAAAAATACCTAACTTAAATCAGGTCACGGAAGAAGAACAAAAAACTTTGGAATTTGTATCGTTGTTCGCCCATGATCTTGAAGGACCGTTGGCCGCGTTTAAGACAATCCTTCGCCTGTTGACAAAAGATAGATTTAATCCTTCCAAACTGACTCACCAAAATCTCTTATCCTCCTGTCAAATCGCTATGGGGCGAGCTGAGTCGATAATATATGATCTCATGTCCGCGGCTCGAGCCGGACAATCATATCTGGTAGCTAATAATGAACCGTGTAATCTCAATCAGGCTATACTTGACAGTTGCCGCATGAATCATCCCGCGGCCGAAGAAGATAAAATTGAAATACTGACGAACCTTGCCAAAAAAGATATCACTGTTATGGCCGATCCCCATTTGTTAGATAGAATTCTGGATAATTTAATATATAATGCTATCCGCTATGCTCCGCCCAGAGGTCAAATTATAGTATCTGCCGAAGCCAATAAAAAAGAGGCTCGAGTATCGGTGGCCGATACGGGAGAGGGGTTCAAAGATTTAAATCCCGATGATCTGTTTACGGTTTTCAAACAGGCCGAATACAGGGGCAAGGGTTTGCATCGTGGCGTCGGTATCGGCCTCTATTTATGCCGACAGGCTGTGGAGATAATGGGCGGAAGTATAAAAGCTGAAAACGCAAAACAAAAGGGCGCTATATTCCGGTTTACTTTACCGGTCAACAAGGAGGGGTAA
- a CDS encoding radical SAM protein encodes MRKSLDKIIEIGESLLEQLDNCELCPQECGVDRTVSSDGQCGASDKVRVASCNLHFGEEPPISGNCGSGTIFLSGCSLSCLYCQNYPISQQLVGSEMEIEELAEKIMSLQERGAHNINFVTPDHFIGHIVKALGLAGRRGLNTPIVCNSSGYQKLETIERIEGIIDIYMADMRYNNNEIARECSNAINYREINRSAIKEMFRQVGNLEIDDSGIAKRGLLIRHLVLPGGLSGSKEIFDFLANEISTDIYISLMSQYFPAYRATEHDILKKRIAATEFDKVVEMFYNAGLKNGFIQELR; translated from the coding sequence ATGAGAAAGAGCCTGGATAAAATAATTGAAATCGGCGAATCGCTTCTTGAGCAATTGGATAACTGCGAATTATGTCCCCAGGAATGCGGAGTTGACAGAACCGTTTCCAGCGACGGACAATGCGGCGCATCGGATAAAGTACGTGTCGCAAGCTGTAATTTGCATTTTGGCGAAGAACCTCCGATTAGCGGAAATTGCGGCTCCGGAACTATATTCCTGTCCGGATGCAGCCTGTCATGTTTATATTGCCAGAATTATCCCATCAGTCAGCAATTGGTCGGTTCGGAAATGGAAATTGAAGAACTGGCCGAAAAGATTATGTCGTTGCAGGAGCGAGGGGCGCATAATATTAATTTTGTAACACCCGATCATTTTATCGGTCATATTGTCAAAGCTCTCGGACTGGCAGGCCGAAGAGGCCTGAATACCCCGATTGTTTGCAATAGCTCAGGGTATCAGAAATTGGAGACGATTGAAAGGATCGAGGGTATAATAGATATATATATGGCTGATATGCGGTACAATAACAATGAAATCGCGCGCGAATGTTCAAATGCGATTAATTACAGAGAAATCAATCGTAGCGCCATTAAGGAAATGTTTCGGCAGGTGGGCAATCTTGAAATTGACGATTCCGGCATCGCGAAACGCGGGCTTTTAATCAGGCATCTGGTTTTGCCTGGCGGATTGTCGGGCTCAAAAGAGATCTTTGACTTTCTTGCCAATGAGATTTCCACCGATATATATATCAGTTTGATGAGCCAATATTTCCCGGCCTATCGAGCGACCGAACATGATATCCTGAAGAAGAGAATCGCCGCAACCGAATTTGACAAGGTCGTTGAGATGTTCTATAATGCTGGACTGAAAAACGGTTTTATTCAGGAGTTGAGGTAA
- a CDS encoding nucleotide sugar dehydrogenase, which yields MKKKILDKIKDKSARIGIIGLGYVGLPLAVEFAESGYKVTGIDISKNKVKLITGGHSDIDDIPDSRVAPLISSKFLKATTDQSHLSKMDCVFICVPTPLSKTKDPDISYILSACEAVVKYLHKDMLVVLESTTYPGTTDEVIKPKLEESGLKAGRDFYLAFSPERVDPGNAHYTTKNTPRVVGGITNKCTQVAQKCYKQVIPNIYPVSSTRAAEMVKLLENTFRSVNIGLVNEVALMCHRLNMDVWEIINAAATKPFGFMPFYPGPGLGGHCIPIDPHYLSWKLKTLNYFARFIELAGDINSHMPEWVVERITSLLNDRGKSVKGSRILVLGVAYKKNIQDIRESPALDVIELLDRLGAKLSYNDPYVPELKQDAHKMKSIKLTPARLKKADLVVILTDHKDFDYDWICENAQLVFDTRNATIDVTKGKNKIHKL from the coding sequence GTGAAGAAGAAAATTCTGGATAAAATCAAAGATAAAAGCGCCCGAATCGGTATCATCGGTCTTGGTTATGTCGGTTTGCCGCTGGCGGTTGAGTTCGCCGAAAGCGGTTATAAGGTCACCGGGATAGATATTTCCAAAAACAAAGTTAAACTTATTACAGGCGGCCATTCCGATATTGACGATATCCCCGATAGTCGCGTAGCCCCGCTGATTAGTTCCAAATTCCTGAAAGCCACAACTGATCAAAGCCATTTATCTAAAATGGACTGTGTTTTTATATGCGTCCCGACACCGTTATCAAAGACCAAAGACCCGGATATTAGCTATATTTTGTCGGCCTGTGAGGCGGTCGTAAAATACCTGCACAAAGATATGCTGGTGGTTCTGGAATCGACAACCTATCCGGGGACTACCGATGAGGTCATCAAACCCAAACTTGAGGAAAGCGGCCTCAAAGCGGGACGCGATTTTTATCTGGCTTTTTCGCCGGAAAGAGTCGATCCCGGAAATGCGCATTATACAACCAAAAATACTCCCCGGGTCGTGGGAGGTATTACGAATAAATGCACCCAGGTCGCTCAAAAATGTTATAAGCAGGTTATTCCCAATATTTATCCGGTATCATCGACCCGTGCCGCGGAAATGGTTAAGCTCCTCGAAAACACTTTCCGATCGGTCAATATCGGTCTGGTAAACGAAGTCGCTCTGATGTGCCATCGGTTGAATATGGACGTCTGGGAAATAATCAATGCCGCCGCAACTAAGCCTTTCGGATTTATGCCGTTCTATCCGGGGCCGGGACTCGGTGGCCATTGCATACCAATTGACCCTCATTATCTGTCATGGAAACTAAAAACGCTCAACTATTTCGCTCGTTTTATCGAATTGGCGGGCGATATAAATTCACATATGCCCGAATGGGTCGTCGAGAGAATCACTTCTCTTCTCAACGATCGTGGCAAATCAGTGAAAGGCTCACGGATTCTTGTCCTGGGCGTAGCCTACAAGAAAAACATTCAGGATATCCGCGAATCACCGGCCCTCGATGTAATTGAATTGCTCGATCGGCTGGGAGCGAAACTGAGCTACAATGATCCCTACGTCCCCGAATTAAAGCAGGACGCTCATAAGATGAAATCGATCAAGCTCACACCGGCCAGGCTAAAAAAGGCCGATCTGGTGGTTATATTGACCGATCATAAAGATTTTGATTATGACTGGATTTGCGAAAACGCTCAATTGGTTTTCGATACCCGTAATGCCACGATAGATGTCACGAAAGGTAAGAATAAGATTCACAAATTATAG
- the gmd gene encoding GDP-mannose 4,6-dehydratase yields MKNMRAIITGITGQDGSYLAELLLSKGYEVFGMVRRASTESFDRINHIKNKIQLHQADLLDQLSIISVIEEIKPDEVYNLAAQSFVPTSWSQPVLTGEFNALGVTKVLEAIRLVNKNIRFYQASSSEMFGKVRETPQTETTSLYPRSPYGVAKVYGHWITVNYRESYGIYATSGILFNHESPRRGLEFVTRKITDGVARIKLGLADNLALGNLDAKRDWGFAGDYVKAMWLMLQQDSALDYVIATGSAHSVKDFVVEAFSSVDLDWEKYVVKDPRFMRPAEVDFLVGDASKAKKDLDWESEVDFKGLVKMMVDADLERLKGKSN; encoded by the coding sequence ATAAAAAATATGCGGGCGATTATTACGGGAATTACCGGACAGGACGGCTCCTATCTCGCCGAACTGTTGCTCTCAAAAGGCTATGAAGTTTTCGGCATGGTCCGAAGGGCATCAACGGAATCTTTTGATCGAATCAATCATATCAAAAATAAAATACAACTTCACCAGGCTGACCTTCTGGACCAATTATCGATTATCAGCGTTATAGAAGAGATTAAGCCGGACGAGGTATATAATCTTGCGGCACAATCATTTGTCCCAACTTCGTGGAGCCAGCCGGTTTTAACCGGGGAATTTAACGCTCTGGGAGTGACAAAGGTTCTTGAGGCTATCAGGTTGGTGAATAAGAACATACGATTTTACCAGGCTTCCTCATCGGAGATGTTCGGCAAAGTCCGCGAAACGCCTCAGACGGAAACGACCTCGCTCTATCCTCGTTCGCCTTACGGTGTCGCTAAAGTTTACGGTCACTGGATTACTGTCAATTATCGTGAAAGTTATGGCATTTACGCCACCAGTGGGATTTTGTTCAATCATGAATCACCCCGTCGGGGGCTGGAATTCGTTACGAGGAAAATTACCGACGGCGTTGCCCGAATAAAATTGGGATTGGCCGATAATCTGGCTCTGGGAAATCTGGACGCCAAACGGGACTGGGGTTTTGCCGGTGATTATGTTAAGGCTATGTGGCTGATGCTTCAGCAGGATTCGGCCCTGGATTATGTGATCGCGACCGGTTCGGCCCATTCGGTTAAGGATTTTGTGGTGGAGGCGTTTTCATCGGTGGATCTTGACTGGGAGAAATATGTCGTTAAAGATCCCCGCTTTATGCGTCCGGCCGAAGTCGATTTTCTCGTCGGCGACGCTTCCAAAGCCAAAAAGGATTTGGATTGGGAGTCGGAAGTAGATTTCAAAGGCCTGGTCAAGATGATGGTTGACGCCGATCTCGAACGCCTGAAAGGAAAGAGCAATTAA
- a CDS encoding NAD-dependent deacylase, protein MIEIPTELIERLKKSIKVVVSTGAGVSAESGVPTFRGKDGIWNKMSAEELASVDGFMSNPNLVWEWYQYRRNLMGEVEPNGGHYAIAEFENIFDDFSLITQNVDDLHRRAGSSKIYELHGNITRNKCLDCQKMYHDEINLDVELPKCQCGGFIRPDVVWFGEMLPQDVLRSAFEAAEAAEVFFSVGTSTLVQPAASLPFIARRSGALVVEVNIEPTGLTEIADLFLRGPSGEVLPEIVSQITNQ, encoded by the coding sequence ATGATCGAGATTCCAACAGAATTAATCGAGCGGCTAAAAAAATCAATCAAGGTCGTCGTCTCGACCGGAGCCGGAGTCTCGGCCGAGTCGGGCGTCCCGACGTTCCGAGGCAAAGACGGCATCTGGAATAAGATGAGCGCCGAGGAACTTGCCTCAGTCGATGGATTCATGTCCAATCCCAATCTCGTCTGGGAATGGTATCAATATCGCCGCAATCTGATGGGCGAAGTCGAACCTAACGGGGGTCATTATGCCATTGCCGAATTTGAAAATATCTTCGATGATTTTTCATTGATAACCCAAAATGTCGATGACCTGCATCGCCGGGCCGGGTCGTCTAAAATCTATGAACTGCACGGCAACATCACCCGTAATAAATGTCTCGATTGCCAAAAAATGTATCATGATGAGATTAACCTCGATGTCGAGCTGCCTAAGTGTCAATGTGGCGGGTTTATTCGTCCCGATGTCGTCTGGTTCGGCGAGATGCTGCCGCAGGACGTTTTGCGCTCGGCGTTCGAGGCGGCGGAAGCGGCCGAGGTTTTCTTTTCGGTCGGGACTTCGACCCTGGTTCAACCGGCGGCGTCATTGCCGTTTATCGCCAGGCGTTCGGGAGCGCTTGTTGTTGAAGTCAATATCGAGCCGACCGGTTTGACTGAAATCGCCGATTTGTTCCTGCGCGGCCCATCTGGTGAAGTTCTACCGGAGATAGTCAGTCAGATTACAAATCAGTAG
- a CDS encoding chemotaxis protein, whose translation MKLEADSYLKSGSNEVRILEYRVGDACFGINILKVNKIISKVQLKTKTPHSHPAVMGIFEDSGRIVPIINLARFLGIDEKDENRNQKIIVTEFFEQSNGFLVDRVDWIHHFKWEDVIDSDGVMKNFDHRYVTGMVKPTEDHIVLLLDYETIILDLCPELHVEEKLKTAGLDINGEGRKILVAEDSSSVRAMLAAEFEEFGFEVIPVSDGVEALNTLKLDSEIDLVISDVEMPRMDGLALTCAIREGKAKCPSNLPVVVYSSIGDIGMKARAEFLQADAHVTKLNVEELMTRIGELIKAKDEGTLGTKKTIGDKTTKSKKKKKSSTEEEIVVEPVA comes from the coding sequence ATGAAATTAGAAGCCGATTCATATTTGAAAAGCGGATCAAATGAAGTCCGCATTCTCGAATACCGCGTGGGGGATGCCTGCTTCGGAATCAACATTCTCAAAGTCAACAAGATCATTTCCAAAGTACAATTGAAAACGAAAACGCCGCATTCGCATCCCGCGGTAATGGGGATTTTTGAGGATAGCGGGCGTATCGTGCCGATTATTAATCTGGCCCGATTTTTGGGAATCGATGAAAAGGATGAAAATCGAAATCAGAAAATTATTGTAACCGAGTTCTTTGAGCAATCCAATGGTTTTCTTGTTGATCGGGTCGATTGGATTCATCATTTCAAATGGGAAGACGTCATTGACTCCGATGGCGTTATGAAAAACTTTGACCATCGCTATGTCACCGGCATGGTCAAACCGACTGAAGACCATATTGTTCTACTGCTCGACTATGAAACAATCATCCTTGATCTCTGTCCTGAACTTCATGTCGAGGAGAAGCTCAAGACCGCCGGGCTGGATATAAACGGTGAAGGTCGGAAAATCCTCGTCGCCGAAGATTCCTCTTCCGTGCGCGCCATGCTGGCGGCGGAATTCGAGGAATTTGGTTTTGAGGTCATCCCCGTTTCCGACGGCGTGGAGGCTCTCAATACGTTAAAACTCGATTCTGAAATCGATTTAGTGATTTCTGACGTCGAAATGCCCCGGATGGACGGACTGGCATTGACCTGCGCCATTCGCGAAGGCAAGGCCAAGTGTCCTTCGAATCTCCCCGTTGTCGTCTATTCTTCAATCGGTGATATTGGGATGAAGGCCCGGGCTGAATTTCTACAAGCCGACGCCCACGTCACTAAACTTAACGTTGAAGAGTTGATGACCCGAATCGGAGAACTTATCAAAGCCAAAGATGAGGGAACGCTGGGCACGAAAAAGACAATAGGAGACAAAACGACAAAGTCAAAAAAGAAAAAGAAAAGCTCCACGGAAGAAGAGATCGTGGTCGAACCGGTCGCATAA
- a CDS encoding DUF1295 domain-containing protein, with amino-acid sequence MGTLIPALLMSGHGNFLIQLLKLQKLEGNTYRQILIVSCSLIYLFRFVICMFVFFKRKIGWIEGILVSFLFFMMFYLFNTAAGSHFEPIGLIDIAGIFLYVTGSYINTLADYQRYAWKRNTENKGRLYTEGLFKYSMHINYFGDSIMYIGLAMITLEYVCLFVSIIIILNFVFLQIPMLDKHLSKKYPDEFGEFAKQTKKFIPFVY; translated from the coding sequence ATGGGAACTCTGATCCCGGCACTGCTGATGTCCGGGCATGGAAATTTTCTGATTCAACTTTTGAAACTCCAAAAGCTTGAGGGAAACACCTATCGGCAGATACTCATTGTGTCTTGTTCGCTAATCTATCTATTCCGGTTTGTGATATGCATGTTTGTTTTCTTCAAACGTAAAATAGGCTGGATCGAGGGCATTCTGGTTTCATTCCTGTTCTTCATGATGTTTTACCTCTTCAATACTGCCGCGGGAAGTCATTTCGAACCGATTGGATTGATCGATATTGCCGGTATCTTCCTGTACGTGACAGGCTCCTATATCAACACACTCGCGGACTATCAACGGTATGCCTGGAAGAGAAATACCGAAAACAAAGGACGGCTCTATACTGAAGGACTGTTTAAGTACTCTATGCACATAAACTACTTTGGGGACAGCATCATGTACATCGGATTGGCAATGATTACCCTAGAGTATGTATGTCTCTTTGTATCTATTATCATCATACTGAATTTTGTTTTCCTGCAGATTCCAATGCTGGACAAGCACCTCAGCAAGAAGTACCCAGACGAGTTTGGCGAGTTCGCGAAACAGACTAAGAAGTTCATTCCATTTGTCTATTGA